From Methanocella paludicola SANAE, a single genomic window includes:
- a CDS encoding ABC transporter ATP-binding protein: protein MIEMRGLSRSFGNNRVVNNLNLTINEGEVFGFLGPNGAGKTTTVRMLACLIRPTEGTAILDGKDISKEQDAMKIRQEIGLLTESPGLYDTLSAHRNLEFYAKLYDVPVAKRDAQIEHYLKMLGLWEKRDEPVGGFSKGMKQKMAIARCLLHEPKVLFLDEPTSGLDPEASRMVRDFIMELKGEGRTIFLCTHNLDEADRICDRIGIFKGSLLGVDAPSRLKNDLYGRSISIQLKTIEPGLVQKLEALGYVKNVAIADHTITMNVASPEQDNPALVKALVSMGADVQFVYENKHTLEEVYFKIMGAAK, encoded by the coding sequence ATGATAGAGATGCGAGGGCTATCACGTTCCTTCGGCAACAACCGGGTCGTGAACAACCTTAACCTTACTATAAACGAAGGCGAAGTCTTCGGCTTCCTTGGCCCGAACGGCGCGGGGAAGACTACGACAGTACGCATGCTGGCCTGCCTGATACGCCCCACCGAGGGGACCGCTATCCTTGACGGCAAGGACATCAGCAAAGAGCAGGACGCGATGAAAATAAGGCAGGAGATAGGCTTGCTGACCGAATCGCCTGGCCTGTACGACACGCTGAGCGCGCATCGCAACCTGGAATTCTACGCGAAACTCTATGATGTGCCCGTTGCTAAGAGGGACGCGCAGATCGAGCATTATCTCAAGATGCTGGGCCTCTGGGAGAAGAGGGACGAGCCCGTCGGAGGTTTCTCGAAGGGCATGAAGCAGAAGATGGCCATCGCCCGCTGCCTGCTCCACGAGCCTAAAGTGCTCTTCCTGGACGAGCCTACATCCGGTCTCGACCCCGAAGCGTCCCGCATGGTGAGGGACTTCATCATGGAGCTGAAGGGCGAAGGCCGCACGATTTTCCTGTGTACCCATAACCTGGATGAGGCCGACCGTATTTGCGACCGCATCGGCATCTTCAAGGGGAGCCTGCTGGGCGTCGATGCCCCGTCAAGGCTCAAGAACGACCTGTATGGGCGCTCTATTTCCATACAACTGAAGACCATAGAGCCGGGGCTCGTGCAAAAGCTCGAGGCGCTCGGCTACGTGAAGAACGTGGCTATCGCAGACCATACCATCACCATGAACGTCGCCTCGCCGGAGCAGGATAACCCGGCGCTGGTCAAAGCGCTGGTCTCGATGGGCGCCGATGTGCAATTCGTGTACGAGAACAAGCATACGCTCGAAGAAGTGTACTTTAAGATCATGGGGGCGGCGAAATGA